In Maridesulfovibrio sp., the following proteins share a genomic window:
- a CDS encoding RHS repeat-associated core domain-containing protein, with amino-acid sequence MSLRNDFTLRPKRRKDLSLALRMYGENESPEVQVEHMWEVYSPSTAMVLLEPKPDFSGFSHGDRMYPTMMEPEIKERWEQKQKEWEIAKERYGWRKRLAHFRFIHENRNHKLARDLSQTEYGKALIEEFSSKQKLQSQPVLNKEWHDEFNQAGPDSGSEAEPRITPFIVSGSEKPFSVLATKRDEDGRIVEKICSLEPKDHHLRYEYDAGGRLHKVWKDERLIEEYLYGKYGERYFGTTQQAGQRRFIYGPGLRLEQAGNLKYSYDDHGRMVMKQNGSNVTKYQYHQSGLLQQVNLPDGRRISYVIDPHGRRMAKQVNSRTVESYSWDNSGRLAVVVDGEGNNRKEFVYNDECNPVSMYYNGQIYSLASDQVGTIYMVADAGGNEIKRIIRDSFGNLTVDTNERIKLPLGFAAGLHDTDTGLVHFGQREYEPSIGLFIQPDQLVTNDRVVDAYSYCHNDPVNIGEWTALSGNFG; translated from the coding sequence ATGAGTTTACGGAACGATTTTACCCTGAGGCCTAAAAGAAGGAAAGATTTGAGCCTTGCTCTGCGTATGTACGGCGAAAACGAATCACCGGAAGTACAGGTTGAACACATGTGGGAAGTTTACTCTCCATCCACAGCTATGGTTCTGCTTGAGCCGAAACCAGATTTCTCCGGATTTTCACATGGTGATCGAATGTATCCAACCATGATGGAACCTGAAATCAAGGAACGCTGGGAGCAGAAACAGAAGGAATGGGAAATTGCAAAGGAACGCTACGGATGGCGGAAGCGCTTGGCCCATTTCCGTTTTATACACGAAAACCGGAATCATAAGTTGGCCCGTGACTTATCGCAAACCGAGTATGGCAAAGCTCTGATTGAAGAGTTCTCATCAAAGCAAAAGCTACAATCACAACCAGTTCTGAATAAGGAATGGCATGACGAATTTAATCAGGCCGGACCGGACTCCGGTTCCGAAGCTGAGCCGCGGATAACCCCTTTTATTGTGTCCGGCAGTGAGAAACCTTTTTCCGTGCTAGCTACAAAAAGGGATGAAGACGGTCGCATTGTGGAAAAAATCTGCTCTCTCGAACCCAAAGACCACCATCTGCGATACGAATATGATGCGGGGGGCAGACTGCATAAAGTCTGGAAGGATGAACGGCTGATTGAGGAGTACCTGTATGGCAAATACGGTGAGCGCTACTTCGGGACCACTCAGCAGGCAGGACAACGCCGCTTTATTTATGGGCCGGGGCTACGGCTGGAGCAGGCCGGAAATTTGAAATATTCCTATGATGACCATGGTCGGATGGTCATGAAACAGAACGGCTCCAACGTCACAAAATATCAATATCATCAATCCGGCCTGTTACAGCAGGTTAATCTGCCAGATGGACGCAGGATTTCATATGTAATCGATCCTCATGGAAGGCGCATGGCCAAACAGGTAAACAGCAGAACCGTGGAAAGTTACAGCTGGGATAATTCAGGCAGGCTGGCTGTTGTGGTCGATGGAGAAGGCAATAACCGTAAAGAGTTTGTCTATAACGATGAATGCAACCCCGTATCCATGTATTACAACGGCCAAATCTATTCACTGGCTTCCGATCAGGTCGGGACAATATATATGGTCGCTGATGCTGGCGGGAATGAAATAAAGCGGATTATACGTGATTCATTCGGTAATCTTACTGTCGACACTAATGAGCGCATCAAGCTTCCTTTGGGGTTCGCTGCAGGGCTGCATGATACTGATACCGGGCTGGTTCATTTCGGCCAGCGGGAATACGAACCATCCATAGGTCTTTTTATCCAGCCTGATCAACTGGTTACTAATGACAGAGTTGTGGATGCTTACAGTTATTGCCACAATGATCCGGTTAATATTGGGGAATGGACTGCTTTGTCTGGAAATTTTGGTTGA
- a CDS encoding TetR/AcrR family transcriptional regulator gives MTLKVVPINTLTATRRKILHAAYKCAAKKGFNNLDVDEIVLKSGVSRKTIYSYFNGLENLISELAVSGIYWPTTEELLSNAPSEFPEIEPEKQVAAFFTALRRTLETRPDTLRLLAWEMLERTPLSDLLEDVRVRTALEFFEHMTPDVPDNVDLAAAVAILGGAISYLSIRSLNTKHYGGVSLQDEVGWDRMEETMGHMLRGLLCPCPAPPEVTQE, from the coding sequence ATGACTTTAAAAGTAGTGCCAATCAATACCCTTACAGCAACACGCAGAAAGATTCTGCATGCCGCGTATAAATGCGCAGCAAAAAAAGGGTTCAACAATCTTGATGTGGATGAAATCGTGCTCAAGTCCGGTGTAAGCCGCAAGACTATCTACAGCTACTTCAACGGGCTGGAAAATCTGATCAGCGAGCTGGCGGTCTCCGGAATCTACTGGCCGACCACTGAAGAGCTGCTTTCAAATGCGCCTTCAGAATTTCCGGAAATTGAGCCGGAGAAACAGGTGGCGGCATTCTTCACAGCCTTGAGGCGGACCCTTGAGACAAGACCAGACACCTTGCGCCTTCTGGCCTGGGAAATGCTGGAGCGGACTCCGCTTTCGGATTTACTGGAGGATGTGCGGGTACGCACTGCATTGGAATTTTTCGAGCACATGACCCCAGATGTTCCCGACAATGTGGACCTTGCAGCAGCGGTGGCAATTCTGGGCGGTGCCATTTCCTACCTTTCAATTCGATCCTTGAACACCAAGCATTACGGCGGTGTCAGCCTACAGGATGAAGTTGGGTGGGACCGCATGGAAGAAACCATGGGACATATGCTGCGCGGGCTGCTCTGCCCCTGCCCTGCTCCCCCGGAAGTAACACAGGAGTAG
- the nifU gene encoding Fe-S cluster assembly protein NifU translates to MWEYTNKVQEHFLNPKNVGVIEDADAVGEVGSLSCGDALRLFLKIDDDERIVDAKFQTFGCASAIASSSVLTELIKGMTLDEASRVTNKEIAEELGGLPKEKMHCSVMGQEALEDAIRKYRGLEAAPAPEGEIVCKCFGVTDVQIRRAVQENKLTTLEEVTNFTKAGGGCEECHGRIQEIITETITGEAAKPASEPEKPARMANIKRFQLVTKIIEEEIRPALNKDGGDIELLDIEGHEVIVSLRGACRGCPSSGNTLKGFVERRLKETVEPEITVREA, encoded by the coding sequence ATGTGGGAATATACTAACAAGGTACAAGAACATTTTCTAAATCCCAAAAATGTCGGAGTGATTGAAGATGCTGACGCAGTTGGCGAGGTCGGTTCTTTATCATGCGGAGATGCCCTTAGGCTTTTTCTTAAGATTGATGATGACGAACGTATAGTCGATGCAAAGTTCCAGACTTTTGGCTGTGCCAGCGCCATCGCTTCCAGCTCAGTTCTCACCGAGCTCATCAAGGGCATGACTCTTGATGAAGCTTCCCGGGTGACCAATAAGGAAATTGCCGAAGAACTGGGTGGTCTGCCCAAGGAAAAGATGCACTGTTCTGTAATGGGGCAGGAAGCACTGGAAGACGCTATTCGCAAGTATCGCGGATTGGAAGCCGCCCCGGCGCCTGAAGGGGAGATCGTCTGTAAGTGTTTTGGCGTGACCGATGTCCAGATAAGACGCGCTGTGCAGGAAAATAAGCTGACTACCCTTGAAGAAGTTACCAACTTCACCAAGGCGGGTGGCGGATGTGAAGAGTGTCACGGACGCATTCAGGAAATCATTACCGAAACCATCACCGGTGAAGCAGCCAAGCCTGCTTCGGAACCGGAAAAGCCTGCTAGGATGGCCAATATTAAGCGTTTTCAGCTGGTAACAAAGATTATTGAGGAAGAAATCCGCCCGGCTCTCAACAAGGACGGCGGTGATATAGAGCTGCTTGATATCGAAGGTCATGAAGTGATTGTTTCCCTGCGGGGAGCCTGTCGCGGCTGTCCTTCCAGCGGCAATACTCTCAAGGGGTTCGTGGAGCGCCGCCTCAAGGAGACTGTGGAACCTGAAATTACCGTGAGGGAGGCTTAA
- the nifS gene encoding cysteine desulfurase NifS: protein MSVYLDNNATTQVAPEVREAILPLLGDEYGNPSSMHRLGGQSGMLMEQARQKIASGLNCDPEEIIFTSCGTEGDNTAIHSALEAQPEKRHLITTRVEHPAVLNVAKHYERKGYDVTYLPVDSKGLFDLNQYRKAIRPDTALVSVMFANNESGVISPIQEMAEIAKERGVLFHTDAVQAVGKLPIDLKTLPVDYLVLSGHKIHAPKGIGAMFVRKTAPFRPFMLGGHQENGRRGGTENLPGIVGLGVAMDLAVKNIEDENTRLRAMRDRLEKGLMAAIPDAIINGDLEMRLPNTLSIAFKYVEGEAMLLLLDQFGIAASSGSACTSGSLEPSHVLRAMGVPFTFAHGSLRFSLSSYNTDEDIDLVLKELPPIISRLREMSPFRRGDEGLDWVEDHEH from the coding sequence ATGTCAGTATATCTCGATAACAACGCTACCACACAGGTCGCGCCGGAAGTGCGTGAAGCTATCCTGCCGCTGCTCGGCGATGAATACGGCAACCCTTCTTCCATGCACCGTCTGGGTGGTCAGTCCGGCATGCTCATGGAGCAGGCCCGGCAGAAAATAGCGTCCGGGCTTAATTGTGATCCGGAAGAGATTATATTCACCTCCTGTGGAACCGAGGGAGATAATACTGCAATTCATTCCGCTCTGGAGGCTCAGCCTGAAAAACGTCATTTGATAACAACCAGAGTGGAGCATCCGGCTGTTCTGAATGTTGCAAAGCATTATGAACGCAAGGGTTATGACGTCACTTATCTGCCTGTGGACTCCAAGGGTCTGTTTGACCTTAATCAGTACCGGAAAGCAATCCGGCCTGATACTGCATTGGTTTCGGTTATGTTTGCCAATAACGAATCAGGTGTTATTTCTCCCATTCAGGAAATGGCTGAAATCGCTAAGGAGCGTGGTGTTCTTTTTCACACTGATGCAGTGCAGGCCGTGGGTAAACTGCCCATCGACCTGAAGACCCTGCCCGTGGATTATCTGGTCCTGTCAGGTCACAAAATCCATGCTCCCAAGGGTATCGGAGCAATGTTTGTACGCAAGACCGCACCCTTCCGTCCTTTCATGCTCGGTGGCCATCAGGAGAACGGCAGACGTGGTGGAACAGAGAACCTGCCGGGGATCGTTGGACTTGGTGTTGCCATGGATCTGGCTGTAAAGAATATTGAGGATGAAAATACTCGCCTGCGTGCCATGCGCGACCGTCTTGAAAAAGGACTTATGGCTGCAATCCCCGATGCCATCATCAATGGTGACCTTGAAATGCGGTTGCCCAATACCCTTTCCATCGCTTTCAAGTATGTTGAAGGTGAAGCCATGTTGCTCCTGCTTGACCAGTTCGGCATTGCTGCCAGTTCCGGTTCGGCATGTACTTCCGGTTCCCTTGAGCCGTCGCATGTTCTCCGGGCAATGGGCGTCCCTTTTACTTTTGCGCACGGTTCCCTGCGTTTTTCCCTTTCCAGCTACAACACTGATGAGGATATTGATCTGGTACTCAAAGAGTTGCCGCCAATCATCAGCCGCCTTCGCGAAATGTCTCCTTTCCGTCGTGGGGATGAAGGCCTTGACTGGGTAGAAGATCACGAGCATTAA
- the buk gene encoding butyrate kinase, with product MGSRILVINPGSTSTKVAIFNDETVCFDAEVSHPRESIDRFSDVLGQKEFRSAAVMDLIKDEVAKGTPDMVVGRGGLLRPIPGGPYSINDAMLSDLENERYGSHPCNLGAMIACELAEQWAVPSMIMDPVVTDEMEPMTKITGLPEIKRRSVFHALSQRGVARSVAAKMGLVYEDSKFIVAHMGGGTSIGAHREGKIVDVINGLDGEGPFTPERSGALPVLSVIELLESGKYTFAELKKVVTSGCGLLGLTGTNDLRVIESRIEEGDEHAKLVFEALVYNIAKYLCSYLPALMRGDADKKPVDAIILTGGLARSKRLVSGVEELVDYIAPVQVVTGLEEMEVMARGGLAVLRGEMVPQIYNSR from the coding sequence ATGGGTTCGAGAATTCTTGTAATCAATCCCGGATCAACATCAACAAAAGTGGCAATTTTCAACGATGAAACAGTGTGTTTCGATGCTGAAGTAAGCCATCCCCGTGAAAGTATAGATAGGTTTTCAGATGTATTAGGGCAGAAAGAGTTTAGAAGTGCTGCTGTTATGGATCTTATTAAAGATGAAGTTGCAAAAGGAACTCCGGATATGGTTGTCGGCAGGGGAGGATTGCTTAGGCCCATTCCCGGCGGACCGTATTCCATAAATGACGCCATGCTTTCCGATCTTGAAAATGAGCGTTACGGCTCGCACCCTTGTAATTTAGGAGCAATGATAGCCTGTGAACTAGCAGAACAATGGGCCGTGCCATCCATGATAATGGACCCGGTGGTAACAGATGAGATGGAGCCGATGACTAAGATTACCGGTCTCCCGGAAATTAAGCGGAGAAGCGTTTTCCATGCTCTGAGCCAGCGTGGTGTGGCGCGCAGTGTTGCCGCTAAAATGGGGCTTGTCTACGAGGACTCCAAGTTTATTGTCGCCCACATGGGCGGAGGCACTTCCATCGGTGCGCACCGCGAAGGTAAAATTGTGGATGTAATAAACGGTCTGGACGGAGAGGGGCCTTTCACCCCGGAACGGTCCGGAGCTCTCCCGGTGCTTTCGGTTATTGAGCTTCTGGAGTCCGGGAAATACACCTTTGCTGAATTGAAAAAAGTAGTCACATCCGGTTGCGGGCTTCTGGGATTAACAGGGACTAACGACCTGCGCGTGATCGAATCGCGTATTGAAGAAGGTGATGAGCATGCAAAGCTCGTTTTCGAAGCTCTTGTCTACAATATTGCCAAGTACCTTTGTTCTTATCTTCCGGCTCTTATGCGCGGCGATGCAGATAAGAAGCCCGTTGATGCGATAATTCTTACCGGGGGGCTGGCGCGCAGTAAGCGCCTTGTTTCCGGAGTGGAAGAGCTTGTAGACTATATTGCTCCTGTGCAGGTTGTTACCGGCCTTGAAGAAATGGAAGTAATGGCGCGGGGCGGTCTTGCCGTGCTGAGAGGTGAAATGGTGCCGCAAATATACAATTCCAGGTAA